Proteins co-encoded in one Trueperaceae bacterium genomic window:
- the rpmF gene encoding 50S ribosomal protein L32: protein MAKHPVPKKRTSRSSRDSRRAHHALSEPTLVACPQCKAMKPPHVVCPECGSYNGRQVIAEA from the coding sequence ATGGCCAAGCACCCAGTTCCCAAGAAGCGCACCTCGCGCTCGAGCCGCGATTCGCGTCGGGCCCACCACGCCCTGAGCGAGCCCACGCTCGTGGCTTGCCCCCAGTGCAAGGCCATGAAGCCGCCGCACGTCGTCTGCCCCGAGTGCGGCAGCTACAACGGCCGCCAGGTGATCGCGGAGGCTTGA
- the fabF gene encoding beta-ketoacyl-ACP synthase II, whose protein sequence is MRRVVVTGVGPVTPIGVGADAFLAAQHEARNGIRNITLFDASDLSVRFAGEVDVDVAAYLESKEAKRLDRFVQFALIGADLALEDAGLTPDDVAGDLTGTCVGSGIGGLDTWEAQSKVRFERSPMRISPFFIPMLIANMASGHVAMRYHLTGPSSSVVTACATGSSNIGDAYRMIQRGEAEVVIAGGTEAPITPMGIGGFAVMKALSTRNDSPETASRPFTASRDGFVAGEGAGILVLEELDRAVRRGARIYAEVVGFGSSADAYHITAPAPGGTGAIAAINRALKDAGVTPEQVGYINAHGTSTPANDLNETLAFKAVWGGSDRVPPVSSTKSMTGHTLGAAGGIEGIATVQAIHHGVLPPTRNYLDPDPELDLDYIPEGAREAKVDVAISTNFAFGGQNAAVVFKRYR, encoded by the coding sequence ATGAGAAGAGTCGTCGTCACTGGTGTCGGCCCCGTAACACCCATCGGTGTCGGAGCCGACGCGTTCCTTGCAGCCCAACACGAGGCTCGCAACGGTATCCGCAACATCACGCTGTTCGATGCCAGCGACCTCTCGGTTCGTTTCGCCGGCGAGGTCGACGTCGACGTGGCGGCGTACCTCGAGAGCAAGGAGGCCAAGCGCCTCGACCGCTTCGTGCAGTTCGCGCTCATCGGCGCCGACCTGGCGCTCGAGGACGCCGGGCTCACGCCCGACGACGTCGCCGGCGACCTCACCGGCACCTGCGTCGGCTCGGGCATAGGCGGGCTCGACACGTGGGAGGCGCAGTCCAAGGTGCGCTTCGAGCGCTCCCCCATGCGCATCAGCCCCTTCTTCATACCCATGCTCATCGCCAACATGGCCAGCGGGCACGTGGCCATGCGCTACCACCTCACCGGCCCCAGCTCCAGCGTCGTCACGGCCTGCGCCACGGGTTCGAGCAACATAGGCGACGCCTACCGCATGATCCAGCGCGGCGAGGCCGAGGTCGTCATCGCCGGCGGCACCGAGGCGCCCATCACCCCCATGGGGATCGGCGGCTTCGCCGTCATGAAGGCGCTCTCCACCCGCAACGACAGCCCGGAGACGGCCAGCCGGCCGTTCACGGCCAGCCGCGACGGCTTCGTGGCGGGCGAGGGCGCCGGCATCCTCGTCCTCGAGGAGCTGGACCGGGCCGTGAGGCGCGGGGCGCGCATCTACGCCGAGGTCGTGGGCTTCGGCTCCAGCGCCGACGCGTACCACATCACCGCCCCGGCACCGGGCGGCACGGGCGCCATAGCCGCCATCAACCGTGCCCTGAAGGACGCGGGCGTCACGCCGGAGCAGGTCGGCTACATCAACGCCCACGGCACCAGCACCCCAGCCAACGACCTGAACGAGACCCTCGCCTTCAAGGCCGTGTGGGGCGGCTCCGACCGCGTGCCGCCCGTCTCCTCCACCAAGTCGATGACGGGTCACACGCTGGGCGCCGCCGGCGGCATCGAGGGCATAGCCACCGTGCAGGCCATCCACCACGGCGTGCTGCCGCCCACCCGCAACTACCTCGACCCCGACCCCGAACTCGACCTCGACTACATCCCCGAGGGCGCGCGCGAGGCGAAGGTCGACGTGGCCATCTCCACCAACTTCGCCTTCGGCGGCCAGAACGCCGCGGTGGTGTTCAAGCGCTACCGGTGA
- a CDS encoding ABC transporter ATP-binding protein, whose product MTPAPAVEIRSLVKEFLDPRTKSLVRAVNDVDLDIREGEFFALLGPSGCGKTTTLRVIAGFEDPTSGELLLGGRSMRGIPSFHRPVNTVFQDYALFPHMSVLQNVMFGLRMARVPVAEARKRAIEALEMVRLPGVERRKPVQLSGGQRQRVALARALVNRPSVLLLDEPLGALDLKLRRAMQFELKRLQQQVGITFVYVTHDQEEALTMADRIAVMNAGEVLQVGRADDIYERPVDRFVADFIGETNFMTGVLESKSGATGRVRLEGGTVLTGVLREPDVSVGHGVALAVRPEKLTVVSLAVGEGAAPEDGHATLPGTITAVHYLGTDARYLVRLDGGAVVVARVQNQQHGFAGMLVEGTPVRLSWHVEHGSILA is encoded by the coding sequence ATGACGCCGGCCCCAGCCGTAGAGATCAGAAGCCTGGTCAAGGAGTTCCTCGACCCGCGCACCAAGTCGCTCGTGCGCGCCGTCAACGACGTCGACCTCGACATCAGGGAGGGCGAGTTCTTCGCGCTGCTCGGCCCGTCCGGCTGCGGCAAGACGACCACGCTGCGCGTGATAGCCGGCTTCGAGGACCCGACGTCGGGCGAGCTGCTGCTGGGCGGGCGCTCCATGCGGGGCATCCCGTCCTTCCACCGCCCCGTCAACACCGTCTTCCAGGACTACGCCCTCTTCCCGCACATGAGCGTGCTGCAGAACGTGATGTTCGGCCTGCGCATGGCGCGGGTGCCGGTGGCCGAGGCGCGCAAGCGCGCTATCGAGGCGCTCGAGATGGTCAGGCTGCCGGGGGTGGAGCGGCGCAAGCCGGTGCAACTCTCGGGCGGGCAGCGCCAGCGTGTGGCGCTGGCGCGCGCGCTCGTTAACAGGCCGAGCGTGCTGCTGCTCGACGAGCCGCTCGGCGCGCTCGACCTGAAGCTGCGCCGCGCCATGCAGTTCGAGCTGAAGCGCCTGCAGCAGCAGGTGGGGATCACCTTCGTGTACGTCACGCACGACCAGGAGGAGGCCCTCACCATGGCCGACCGCATCGCGGTCATGAACGCGGGCGAGGTGCTGCAGGTGGGGCGCGCGGACGACATCTACGAGCGCCCCGTCGACCGCTTCGTGGCCGACTTCATCGGTGAGACCAACTTCATGACGGGTGTGCTCGAGTCGAAATCGGGCGCCACCGGCCGGGTGCGACTCGAGGGCGGCACGGTCCTGACCGGCGTGCTGCGCGAGCCGGACGTGTCGGTCGGTCACGGCGTGGCGCTGGCGGTCAGGCCCGAGAAGCTGACGGTGGTTAGCTTGGCGGTCGGCGAGGGCGCCGCGCCCGAGGACGGGCATGCCACCCTGCCAGGCACCATCACGGCCGTCCATTACCTGGGCACCGACGCGCGCTACCTCGTGAGGCTCGATGGCGGCGCGGTGGTGGTGGCGCGCGTCCAGAACCAGCAGCACGGCTTCGCGGGCATGCTGGTGGAGGGCACGCCCGTGCGGTTGAGCTGGCACGTCGAGCACGGCTCCATCCTCGCCTGA
- a CDS encoding SDR family NAD(P)-dependent oxidoreductase produces MSSSESASPPFGRPPRKVDDRDARGAERVVVVTGASTGIGRACVLDLLANGYTVYAGVRSLAAASELAAAAGAAAGRLRPLQLELTSASDVAAAAQTVNDELNGGHFHGLVNNAGIAVAGPMEFLPLDDLRQQFEVNVIGQVGLAQAFMPLLRERPGRLVFVGSVSGLVSSRLLGAYAASKFALEAVADAFRRELLPFKVRVSVVEPGRIATPIWEKSLSEGLERMERVSPKAREYYGNLIGDLAKGAEFATLHGTRPERVALAVRRALSARRSRTRYFVGPDAHLINVLRRVLSDPQLDRVVRSSGR; encoded by the coding sequence GTGTCGTCGAGCGAGAGCGCGAGCCCACCGTTCGGGCGGCCGCCACGGAAGGTGGACGACCGGGACGCGCGGGGCGCCGAGCGGGTGGTCGTCGTCACCGGCGCCTCCACCGGCATCGGCAGGGCCTGCGTGCTCGACCTCCTCGCGAACGGTTACACGGTCTACGCGGGGGTGAGGTCGCTCGCGGCCGCCAGCGAGCTGGCGGCCGCCGCCGGCGCCGCGGCGGGCCGGCTAAGGCCGCTGCAGCTCGAGCTGACCTCCGCGTCCGACGTGGCCGCGGCCGCGCAGACGGTGAACGACGAGCTCAACGGCGGGCACTTCCACGGCCTCGTGAACAACGCCGGCATCGCGGTGGCGGGCCCCATGGAGTTCCTGCCGCTTGACGACCTGAGGCAGCAGTTCGAGGTGAACGTGATCGGCCAGGTGGGCCTGGCGCAGGCGTTCATGCCGTTGCTGCGGGAGCGGCCCGGCAGGCTCGTGTTCGTGGGGTCGGTCTCCGGCCTCGTGTCGTCGCGGCTCCTGGGGGCGTACGCGGCCTCCAAGTTCGCGCTCGAGGCCGTGGCCGACGCGTTCCGACGCGAGCTGCTCCCCTTCAAGGTCCGCGTGTCGGTCGTGGAGCCCGGCCGCATAGCCACCCCCATCTGGGAGAAGTCCCTCAGCGAGGGCCTCGAGCGCATGGAGCGCGTGTCGCCCAAGGCCCGCGAGTACTACGGCAACCTGATCGGCGACCTCGCGAAGGGCGCCGAGTTCGCCACCCTGCACGGCACGCGGCCCGAACGGGTGGCCCTGGCCGTGCGCCGGGCCCTCTCGGCGCGCCGCAGCCGCACCCGCTACTTCGTCGGTCCCGACGCTCACCTCATCAACGTGCTGCGGCGCGTCCTGTCCGACCCGCAGCTCGACCGGGTGGTGCGCTCGAGCGGTCGGTGA
- a CDS encoding acyl-CoA thioesterase, producing the protein MSRRARVEIQVRFGDTDALGHINNATYATYAELGRVELVRDLGLPPGGFILARLALDYRRQVRLGQAVSVETWVERVGNSSVTMRQEILADGEVAVEVEAVAVWFDYAKNVPVRVPDDARRVFEEWRVGD; encoded by the coding sequence GTGAGCCGCCGGGCGCGGGTCGAGATCCAGGTGCGCTTCGGCGACACCGACGCGCTCGGCCACATCAACAACGCCACCTACGCCACCTACGCCGAGTTGGGCCGCGTGGAGCTCGTGCGCGACCTGGGCCTGCCGCCCGGCGGGTTCATACTCGCGCGCCTGGCGCTCGATTACCGCCGCCAGGTGCGGCTCGGCCAGGCGGTGAGCGTTGAGACGTGGGTGGAGCGCGTGGGGAACAGCAGCGTGACCATGCGCCAGGAGATCTTGGCCGACGGCGAGGTGGCCGTGGAGGTCGAGGCCGTGGCCGTCTGGTTCGACTACGCCAAGAACGTGCCCGTTCGCGTCCCCGACGACGCCAGACGCGTCTTCGAGGAGTGGCGGGTGGGGGACTGA
- a CDS encoding spermidine/putrescine ABC transporter substrate-binding protein: MRKLIFASLVAAFFTAAHAQTDWTCPAGFEGQTLSVYNWATYVADDTISNFEAACGVRVIYDTYGTDDDMVVRLRQGNPGYDVVVPTDANVPTMILEGLLEKIDHSLLPNYGNLDPTFTGLPFDPGNDYTIPYQWGTVGIGYNTEKVASMDSWSDVFAYDGPVAWLEDTTAMIGMGLLMVGKDPNSESATDIDAAAQYLIDNGGNVVYIARDDGQEILARGEADVVIEYSGDIFQIMDECECDTYAYVIPEEGTNFWLDSLAIPKGAPNKALAHAFIDYILWPQAGADISNYTAFGTPNLAAYEQGLIDPELADDPAIYPSEETKARLFFATQSPEREALLNDAWDMIKIFVGR, encoded by the coding sequence ATGCGCAAGCTCATCTTCGCCAGCCTTGTGGCGGCCTTCTTCACGGCCGCTCACGCCCAGACCGACTGGACCTGCCCCGCCGGCTTCGAGGGGCAGACGCTCAGCGTCTACAACTGGGCCACCTACGTCGCCGACGACACCATCTCGAACTTCGAGGCGGCCTGCGGCGTGCGGGTGATCTACGACACCTACGGCACTGACGACGACATGGTGGTGCGGCTGCGCCAGGGCAACCCCGGCTACGACGTCGTGGTGCCCACCGACGCGAACGTGCCGACCATGATCCTCGAGGGGCTGCTCGAGAAGATCGACCACTCGCTGCTCCCGAACTACGGCAACCTCGACCCCACCTTCACTGGGCTGCCGTTCGACCCGGGCAACGACTACACGATCCCCTACCAGTGGGGCACGGTCGGCATCGGTTACAACACGGAGAAGGTCGCCTCGATGGACTCCTGGTCAGACGTGTTCGCCTACGACGGGCCGGTGGCATGGCTCGAGGACACCACCGCCATGATCGGCATGGGTCTCCTCATGGTCGGCAAGGACCCCAACAGCGAGAGCGCCACCGACATCGACGCCGCCGCCCAGTACCTGATCGACAACGGCGGCAACGTGGTCTACATCGCTCGCGACGACGGCCAGGAGATCCTCGCGCGCGGCGAGGCCGACGTTGTCATCGAGTACTCGGGCGACATCTTCCAGATCATGGACGAGTGCGAGTGCGACACCTACGCCTACGTGATCCCGGAGGAAGGCACCAACTTCTGGCTCGACAGCCTGGCCATCCCCAAGGGCGCCCCCAACAAGGCGCTCGCCCACGCCTTCATCGATTACATCCTGTGGCCCCAGGCCGGCGCCGACATCTCCAACTACACGGCGTTCGGCACGCCCAACCTCGCGGCGTACGAGCAGGGCCTCATCGACCCGGAGCTGGCGGACGACCCCGCCATCTACCCGAGCGAGGAGACCAAGGCCCGGCTCTTCTTCGCCACGCAGTCGCCCGAGCGCGAGGCGCTCCTGAACGACGCGTGGGACATGATCAAGATCTTCGTCGGGCGCTAG
- the mutM gene encoding bifunctional DNA-formamidopyrimidine glycosylase/DNA-(apurinic or apyrimidinic site) lyase has protein sequence MPELPEVETVRRELAAWLPGREVLGVDLLAPHGPKYVGLDRALGRRIEAVGRRGKFLLMPLSGGLELVAHLGMTGVLAQEAPRGAAASHLRVRVALSGAAPATLYFVDPRRFGRFLVVDAGDYSLLPTLAALGPEPLDAGFTVAAFAAALARSRVAVKTYLLSQRPVAGVGNIYADEALWRARVHPLTPAAALTRAQAKRLHGALREVLTAAVSAQGTTLADYRTLKGGTGEYAEQLEVYGHAGRSCPRCGHTLERLVVGQRGTTVCPHCQVAP, from the coding sequence ATCCCAGAGCTGCCTGAGGTCGAGACCGTCCGGCGCGAGCTTGCCGCGTGGCTGCCCGGGCGCGAGGTGCTGGGTGTCGACCTGTTGGCACCCCACGGGCCCAAGTACGTGGGGCTCGACCGGGCCCTCGGGCGCCGCATCGAGGCGGTGGGCCGCCGCGGCAAGTTCCTCCTCATGCCCCTCTCGGGGGGGCTCGAGCTTGTGGCGCACCTGGGCATGACGGGGGTGCTGGCGCAGGAGGCCCCTCGCGGTGCCGCCGCCAGTCACCTGCGCGTGCGCGTGGCCCTCAGCGGGGCGGCGCCCGCCACCCTCTACTTCGTCGACCCGCGGCGTTTCGGGCGCTTCCTGGTGGTGGACGCCGGCGACTACTCGCTGCTCCCCACCCTGGCCGCGCTCGGGCCCGAGCCGCTGGACGCCGGCTTCACGGTGGCGGCGTTCGCGGCCGCGCTGGCGCGCTCTCGCGTGGCCGTCAAGACCTACCTCCTCAGCCAGCGGCCCGTGGCGGGGGTGGGCAACATCTACGCCGACGAGGCGCTCTGGCGCGCCCGGGTGCACCCGCTCACACCGGCGGCCGCGCTGACGCGCGCGCAGGCCAAGCGCCTGCACGGCGCCCTGCGCGAGGTGCTGACGGCGGCCGTCTCGGCGCAGGGCACGACCCTGGCCGACTACCGGACGCTGAAGGGCGGGACGGGCGAGTACGCCGAGCAGCTCGAGGTGTACGGCCACGCGGGGCGGTCCTGCCCGCGCTGCGGGCACACGCTCGAGCGGCTCGTCGTGGGGCAGCGCGGGACCACCGTGTGCCCGCACTGCCAGGTGGCGCCGTGA
- a CDS encoding ketoacyl-ACP synthase III produces MSQGNARAGVTALGAYAPPKILSNEDLEKMMDTSDEWITTRTGIKRRHIAADDEFTSDLAFRAVEDLLARHGDDALAGVDMVIVATNTPDALFPATAALVQERFKLSAGAFDLLAACPGWLYAVGLAKSLVESGQCRRVLAIGAEALTKIVDWNDRSTAVLFGDGAGAAVVSAVPEPYGIKGVVMGADGSGADQLHKRSVGRCLPSGAPLSESLYMNGREVYKFAVRVMNTATIESIRKAGLTPDDISLFVPHQANLRIIEAARERLALPRERVVVTVDEYGNNSTASIPLALRAALDAGRVAAGDNLLLVSFGAGLTWAASVLTWGP; encoded by the coding sequence GTGAGCCAAGGTAACGCCAGGGCGGGGGTCACTGCGCTGGGGGCCTACGCGCCCCCGAAGATCCTCAGCAACGAAGACCTCGAGAAGATGATGGACACGTCGGACGAGTGGATAACCACCCGCACCGGCATCAAGCGGCGCCACATCGCGGCCGACGACGAGTTCACCTCGGACCTAGCCTTCCGCGCCGTCGAGGACCTGCTGGCGCGTCACGGCGACGACGCCCTGGCCGGCGTCGACATGGTCATAGTGGCCACGAACACCCCCGACGCGCTCTTCCCGGCCACCGCCGCGCTCGTGCAGGAGCGGTTCAAGCTGAGCGCCGGCGCCTTCGACCTCCTCGCGGCCTGCCCCGGCTGGCTCTACGCCGTCGGGCTCGCCAAGAGCCTCGTGGAGTCGGGGCAGTGCCGGCGCGTGCTGGCGATAGGCGCGGAGGCCCTCACCAAGATCGTCGACTGGAACGACCGCTCCACCGCGGTGCTGTTCGGCGACGGGGCCGGCGCGGCAGTCGTCTCGGCCGTGCCCGAGCCGTACGGCATCAAGGGCGTCGTGATGGGCGCCGACGGCTCGGGCGCCGACCAGCTCCACAAGCGCTCGGTTGGGCGCTGCCTGCCCAGCGGCGCGCCCCTCTCCGAGTCCCTTTACATGAACGGCCGCGAGGTCTACAAGTTCGCGGTGCGCGTCATGAACACCGCCACCATCGAGAGCATCCGCAAGGCCGGACTGACCCCCGACGACATCTCGCTCTTCGTGCCGCACCAGGCGAACCTGCGCATCATCGAGGCGGCGCGCGAGCGCCTCGCCCTCCCGCGCGAACGCGTGGTGGTGACCGTCGACGAGTACGGCAACAACTCCACGGCCAGCATCCCTCTGGCGCTGCGCGCCGCGCTCGACGCCGGTCGCGTCGCCGCGGGCGACAACCTGCTCCTCGTGTCGTTCGGCGCGGGCCTGACGTGGGCGGCGTCCGTGCTCACCTGGGGGCCGTGA
- the fabD gene encoding ACP S-malonyltransferase, whose protein sequence is MIAALFPGQGSQAVGMARELHAASPAARRVLEEAEAALPGLLELMWEGPAEELQLTANQQPALVAAGAAAFAAYLEAGGATPRLAAGHSLGEYTALVAAGSLSVGEAVRLVRKRGQYMQDAVPAGEGAMAAVLKLDEDVIREELAALAADPAEVVAIANLNAPGQTVVSGTARGVARAGEALKARGGRLVPLKVSAPFHSPLMRSAAERLAGDLAAVEFREPSLTVVCNVTAQPLPAAAAAPAILVEQVTAPVRWVECVRTLGALGATRYLEFGSGKVLTGLLERILPGAAGAAVTDPASLAAALAPSREAKA, encoded by the coding sequence ATGATCGCGGCGCTCTTCCCCGGTCAGGGGTCGCAGGCGGTGGGCATGGCGCGCGAGCTGCACGCCGCCTCGCCCGCCGCGCGCCGCGTGCTGGAGGAGGCCGAGGCGGCCCTGCCGGGGCTGCTCGAGCTCATGTGGGAGGGTCCGGCCGAGGAGCTGCAGCTCACCGCCAACCAGCAGCCCGCCCTGGTGGCCGCCGGGGCGGCCGCCTTCGCGGCCTACCTCGAGGCGGGCGGCGCGACGCCGCGACTGGCAGCGGGCCACAGCCTGGGAGAGTACACGGCGCTCGTTGCCGCCGGCAGCCTGAGCGTTGGCGAGGCGGTGCGGCTGGTACGCAAGCGCGGGCAGTACATGCAAGACGCCGTGCCGGCCGGCGAGGGCGCCATGGCGGCGGTCCTGAAGCTCGACGAGGACGTGATCCGCGAGGAGCTCGCGGCGCTGGCCGCCGACCCTGCCGAGGTCGTGGCCATCGCCAACCTCAACGCCCCCGGCCAGACGGTCGTGTCGGGCACTGCGCGCGGCGTGGCGCGCGCCGGCGAGGCGCTCAAGGCGCGCGGCGGGCGCCTGGTGCCCCTCAAGGTGTCCGCGCCCTTCCACTCGCCCCTCATGCGGAGCGCGGCGGAGCGCCTGGCCGGCGACCTGGCCGCCGTCGAGTTCCGCGAGCCGAGCCTCACTGTCGTCTGCAACGTCACCGCCCAGCCGCTGCCCGCCGCGGCCGCCGCGCCGGCGATCCTGGTGGAGCAGGTCACCGCGCCCGTCAGGTGGGTCGAGTGCGTGAGGACGCTCGGCGCCCTCGGCGCCACACGCTACCTCGAGTTCGGCTCCGGCAAGGTCCTGACGGGCCTGCTGGAGCGCATCCTGCCGGGCGCCGCGGGCGCGGCGGTCACGGACCCCGCGTCGCTCGCCGCCGCCCTGGCGCCATCCCGGGAGGCCAAGGCGTGA
- the fabG gene encoding 3-oxoacyl-[acyl-carrier-protein] reductase, translating into MSGTAKRTVLVTGSSRGLGRAIAERFGRGGHAVAVHYVSSAGAAEEVVAAVTAAGGTARAFGADVADPAQCAALVKAVTEAFGGLDVLVNNAGITKDTLALRMRDEDWQRVLDTNLSAAFYLARGALRGMMRAGFGRVVNVASVVGLRGNVGQANYVAAKAGLIGLTKALAREYAAKGVTVNAVAPGFIESDMTAALTPEVRDAYLKEIPVGRFGTPEDVAAAVAFLASDEAAYVTGQTLVVDGGMVMH; encoded by the coding sequence GTGAGCGGAACCGCCAAGCGCACCGTGCTCGTCACCGGCTCGAGCCGCGGCCTGGGCCGCGCCATCGCCGAGCGCTTCGGGCGCGGCGGTCACGCCGTGGCCGTCCACTACGTGAGCTCGGCCGGGGCCGCTGAGGAGGTCGTGGCGGCGGTGACGGCGGCGGGCGGCACGGCGCGCGCGTTCGGCGCCGACGTGGCCGACCCGGCCCAGTGCGCCGCGCTGGTCAAGGCGGTCACGGAGGCGTTCGGCGGGCTCGACGTGCTCGTCAACAACGCCGGCATCACCAAGGACACGCTGGCCCTGCGCATGAGGGACGAGGACTGGCAGCGCGTGCTCGACACCAACCTCTCGGCCGCCTTCTACCTGGCGCGCGGCGCCCTGCGCGGCATGATGCGCGCCGGGTTCGGCCGGGTCGTGAACGTCGCCTCCGTCGTGGGCCTGCGCGGGAACGTCGGCCAGGCCAACTACGTGGCCGCCAAGGCGGGACTCATCGGCCTCACCAAGGCCCTGGCGCGCGAGTACGCCGCCAAGGGGGTGACGGTGAACGCCGTCGCGCCCGGGTTCATAGAGTCCGACATGACGGCCGCCCTGACCCCCGAGGTGAGGGACGCCTACCTGAAGGAGATCCCGGTGGGTCGCTTCGGCACGCCCGAGGACGTGGCCGCCGCGGTGGCGTTCCTGGCGTCGGACGAGGCCGCCTACGTGACGGGTCAGACGCTGGTGGTTGACGGTGGGATGGTCATGCACTAG
- the acpP gene encoding acyl carrier protein produces MDEHEILEKIKDVVADKLDADPADVTEESRFMDDLGADSLDVVELIMGLEDEFGVEISDDEAENIRTVGDAVRFIADKQ; encoded by the coding sequence GTGGACGAGCACGAGATTCTGGAGAAGATCAAGGACGTCGTCGCAGACAAGCTCGACGCCGACCCGGCCGACGTGACCGAGGAGTCGCGCTTCATGGACGACCTCGGCGCCGACTCGCTCGACGTGGTCGAGCTGATCATGGGCCTGGAGGACGAGTTCGGCGTCGAGATCAGCGACGACGAGGCCGAGAACATCCGCACCGTCGGGGACGCGGTCCGCTTCATAGCCGACAAGCAGTGA
- a CDS encoding DUF177 domain-containing protein, which produces MQSSGHATLNLSSLLTHTVGGTPEVSGEGLLEPAQELLEADGIRLRGPISWRLTVMNAGGDDDFVLEGAAEATAIMDCRRCLTDVDTKVRTTFVYPMAYRPSDLPLLLDEDGEEGDDELLVFGAPEVDFSAFLTELVAIELPITVVCRSDCLGLSEDGVNLNEHPELAPKRERPAAQERPSPFAALKDVDISA; this is translated from the coding sequence ATGCAGTCTAGCGGCCACGCGACTCTCAACTTGTCCTCGCTTCTGACGCACACCGTGGGCGGCACGCCCGAGGTGAGCGGCGAGGGGTTGCTGGAGCCCGCGCAGGAGCTGCTGGAGGCGGACGGCATCAGGCTGCGGGGGCCCATCAGTTGGCGCCTGACGGTCATGAACGCCGGCGGCGACGACGATTTCGTGCTGGAGGGCGCCGCGGAGGCCACCGCCATCATGGATTGCCGCCGCTGCCTCACCGACGTCGACACCAAGGTGCGCACCACGTTCGTCTACCCCATGGCGTACCGCCCATCCGACCTGCCGCTCCTCCTCGACGAGGACGGCGAGGAGGGCGACGACGAACTGCTCGTGTTCGGCGCGCCCGAGGTGGACTTCAGCGCGTTCCTGACCGAGCTGGTGGCCATCGAACTGCCCATCACTGTGGTGTGTCGCTCCGACTGCCTCGGCCTGAGCGAGGACGGCGTCAACCTCAACGAGCACCCCGAGTTGGCCCCGAAGCGCGAGCGCCCCGCAGCTCAGGAGCGCCCCTCGCCCTTCGCGGCCCTCAAGGACGTGGACATCTCGGCGTAA
- the hisA gene encoding 1-(5-phosphoribosyl)-5-[(5-phosphoribosylamino)methylideneamino]imidazole-4-carboxamide isomerase: protein MFLVIPAVDIQQGRAVRLFEGDPERETVYFPDPLEAARKWDDLGAEWLHVVDLDASLGRGDNAEAVKGLAGGVRAKVELGGGVRSVASARRWLEIVDRVVLGTVAVTRPEVVEALVAEFGPERVCVTIDARGGLVAVRGWAETTAVDALDLARRVAGQGVTQLIYTDVSRDGTMLGVDVEPVARMRDAFAGSLVAGGGVAADADLDTYERLGLQGAIVGRALYEGRITYPRAA, encoded by the coding sequence ATGTTCCTCGTCATACCAGCAGTCGACATCCAGCAGGGCCGGGCGGTGCGCCTCTTCGAGGGCGACCCCGAGCGCGAGACCGTCTACTTCCCAGACCCGCTCGAGGCGGCCCGCAAGTGGGACGACCTCGGCGCGGAGTGGCTGCACGTGGTCGATCTGGACGCCAGCCTGGGTCGCGGCGACAACGCCGAGGCGGTGAAGGGCCTGGCGGGCGGCGTCCGCGCCAAGGTGGAGCTGGGCGGCGGGGTGCGCAGCGTGGCGAGCGCGCGGCGGTGGCTCGAGATCGTCGACCGGGTGGTGCTCGGCACGGTCGCCGTCACTCGGCCCGAGGTGGTGGAGGCGCTGGTGGCGGAGTTCGGGCCGGAGCGCGTGTGCGTGACGATAGACGCGCGCGGCGGGCTCGTGGCCGTGCGCGGCTGGGCGGAGACGACCGCCGTGGACGCGCTCGACCTGGCGCGGCGCGTGGCCGGGCAGGGCGTGACGCAGCTCATCTACACCGACGTGTCGCGCGACGGCACCATGCTGGGCGTCGACGTGGAGCCGGTGGCCCGCATGCGCGACGCCTTCGCCGGGAGCCTCGTGGCGGGCGGCGGCGTGGCCGCCGACGCCGACCTCGACACCTACGAGCGCTTGGGCCTCCAGGGCGCCATCGTCGGCAGGGCCCTGTACGAGGGGAGGATCACCTATCCCAGAGCTGCCTGA